In the Vulpes vulpes isolate BD-2025 chromosome 12, VulVul3, whole genome shotgun sequence genome, TTGTCGGccttttctttgctccttttgtCGTTGGGTTGCTTGTCCTCTTATTGTTGTCAAGAATTCTTTCTGCATTCCGGACTCTATATGCTTACCAAATAGGATTTTCAGGTAGCTTCTCCCAATTCTCTGggctatttgttattttttaagacatttatttagagagagaaacataggggatccctggatggctcagcggtttggcgcctgcctttggcccagggcgtgatcctggagacctgggatcgagtcccatgtcgggctccctgcgtggagcctgcttctccctctgcctgtgtctctgcatcccccccccccccccccgtgtctcttgaataaataaaatctttaaaaaaataaaaataaaaaaaatatagaaacatagaacacaagcagggagcaggggtagagggagagagtagcagactccttgctgagcatggagcctgatacaggctcgatcccacgatcctgagacCATGGCATGAAATGAAACCAAGTCAGAATTAACTAtatgtgccatccaggtgccccatctcttTGCTTTGAGCATCCTATCTTTTGAAGCATAGAAGTCTCATTTTTTATAACGTAcagggttttttcttttgttgctcatgcCTTCCAGTTAGATCTGAGAGTCTTCATCAAATCCACAATAAGGAAGCTTTGCCCTAAGAGTTGTACTGAGGTCTTAGATAATATGGGtcctgctgctttttttttggcatgtggaCATCCCATTGTTCTACACTGTTGTTGAACAGATTATTCTGGCGCCACTCAgcatgtgggtttatttcttggttcTACTCCATGCCATCTCAAGTGCCATAGTTCTGCACTGACTCTGATGCACTGAGGTTTCGCTTCCTGGGACCCTGGTGAGCCCCAGGAGCAACAGAGCAGGGGGAAGCAGGCAGCACTGAGCCCTTTACCCCTGTCCTGCCCCCCAGAAATATCCCCAGCccaaggggcagaagaagaagaagattgtCAAGTACGGCATGGGCGGTCTCATCATCCTGTTTCTCGTGGCTATCATCTGGTTCCCGTTGCTTTTCATGTCCCTGGTACGCTCTGTGGTTGGTGTCGTCAACCAGCCCATCGATGTTACTGTCACCCTTAAGCTGGGTGGCTATGAGGTGAGTCACCAGTTTGCTccagcaggggaagaggggctGCTGGCTGCAGACTCCACCCCACTCACCTTCCTGGGGTCCTACCTGGGCACTGGCCACCAGGGGTTTGAGAGGTCCCTTGTCCCATCATGGTCATACATCCTGCTATCCCCCACAGCCCCTCTTCACCATGAGTGCCCAGCAGCCGTCCATCGTGCCGTTCACACAGCAGGCCTATGAGGAGCTGTCCAGACAGTTTGACCCTAACCCGGTGAGTGGGCCCCACCCTGCAGCTGCTGGGGAGATGGGGGCGCTTAGGTGCACCTCGCTCAACTGCCATCCTGGGTCCAGTTGGCCATGCAGTTCATCAGCCAGTACAGCCCCGAGGACATCGTCACGGCACAGATCGAGGGCAGTTCAGGGGCACTATGGCGCATCAGCCCACCCAGCCGGGCCCAGATGAAGCGGGAGCTGTACAATGGCACGGCTGACATCACCCTGCGCTTCACCTGGAACTTCCAGAGGTGCGTCCTGGCTTGGGTAGGACCTGGGTGGCACATTGCCCTCAGTGGCTCATGCTATGCCCTGGCCTGTAGGGACCTGGCCAAGGGCGGCACCGTGGAGTACACCAATGAGAAGCACACCCTGGACTGGGCCCCAAATAGCACTGAGCGGCGGCAGCTGGCCAGCCTGCTTGAGGGCACCTCGGACCAGTCCGTGTGAGTTagggccctgggggagggaggggctgagaggAAGGCTGGGCCTAAACAGTGGGCCTTGTCCCTTCAGGGTCATCCCCCACCTCTTTCCCAAGTACATCCGTGCCCCTAATGGGCCTGAAGCCAACCCAGTGAAGCAGCTGCAGCCCAGTGAgtgtgttggggttggggttgggggggcggtGGCCCTTAGCCCAGGGAGAGGGTGGTGGCCTCACCAACTCTGGCTCTGCCCCAGACGAGGAGGCCGACTACCTAGGCGTGCGCATCCAGCTGCGGAGGGAGCGCGTGGGCTCAGGGGCCGCTGGCTTCCTTGAGTGGTGGGTCATCGAGCTACAGGATTGCCAGGCTGAGTGCAACCTGCTGCCCATGGTCATCTTCAGTGACAAGGTCAGCCCGCCCAGCCTTGGCTTCCTGGCTGGCTACGGGTAAGTGAGCTGCAGCTGTGAGCAGGTGGGGCGCAGCTCCAGCAGCATCCCTGACTCCCTGACTcaccccgcccctgcccggcAGGATCATGGGGCTCTACGTGTCCATTGTGCTGGTTATTGGCAAGTTTGTACGCGGATTCTTCAGTGAGATCTCACACTCCATCATGTTTGAGGAGCTGCCGTGTGTCGACCGCATCCTCAAGCTCTGCCAGGACATCTTCCTGGTTCGGGAGACGCGGGAGCTGGAGCTGGAAGAGGAGCTTTATGCCAAGCTTATCTTCCTGTACCGCTCGCCTGAGACGATGATCAAGTGGACCCGTGAGAAGGAGTAGGAGCCGGGCTCCTGCGCATGTGCATGAAGGAGCTGCCCAGCCCAGCGCTGGGTGCAGACACCCCATCCCAGGCCATCAGGCCCTGATGCTGCTGCCAGAAGGAAGCGGGGGCCCCTCCTCGGCCCGGCACAGGACCCCGGTCCCTTCCATCATCCCTGCTGGGCCTAGCACAGCCGGCACCCTGGGTCAGGGGGGCCAGCCTTCCCTTCGCCACGCGTACTGTAggattttctaattaaaaatgtttttatttatacaatCACATGCTGCTTGCCCATCCTTGCCCTCCTGCTTGGGGGTGGCCCCAGGCTCAGCTCCCAGTGGTGTGTACCTCCTCGTCACTGTTCTCAACCAGATATTCCTGGATATCCTGCGAGGGCCTGGGGGGAAGCCACACACTGGGAACCTGCCTTGCACGTGCAGACGCCCAGCAGGACCCACCCGCACTCCCCAAGCATGGGGGCTAGCTCATACCTTTGGCTGCGGAACTGGGCCTCAGCCAAGATGTAAGGTGGCAAAGAATCCAAAGATGGCTGTAACAGAGAACCACCGTGGGCGAGGGGCCACGTGGCACCAAGCCCCTGGGAGTGGGCCTCCCCTGTCAGTACCCCAGGTGGGGAAAGGACTCACCACATCCTTCATATTCACACGGCAGCCATAGCACAGCTGCTCGATGACCTGGGAGTCCTCCCTGTGGGAGCAGAGCTGCACCTGAGCACCTGCTTGGGGCCCTAGGGAGTCCCACCTACCCTGGCCAGCAGCAGGGGGCTGGCTATGCAGCAGGATAGGAATGGACTCACCTTCTGCACAGCAGGGTACTCTGGCAGCACTTCTGGGCCCTGCCCACTTCTGCAGAACAGCAGGGCATGGGGGCTGCCCCAGCCTCagccagtggggtggggggctgtgtcTGGGAGAAATCCTGGGTCTGAGCCCCAAAAGCGGTGGCACTGTCTGCAAGCAGAGATAGGCTGATGGTCCTCCTGCAGCTGCGCCCCCAGCTCCCACTGGTCATAGCCCCTCCCCGTCCACACAGACCAGCAGTGTCGACATCCAGCGAGCACATACAGAGCAGGCAGCGGGGGCCAGCAGCACAGCCGTCCCTGGGAGCCTTGACCAGCTTCTCACTGGTCCTGTGGGTGTGGGAGACCCGTCAGGATGGAGCTTCATTCCCCCCAGAGCATGCGCAGCAGGGGGCAGGCACAGCACACCGCTCCAGCCCCTCCCACACTTGCACATACCTGTACACAGTGCTGACTGTGGAGGGGAACTGAGCCTGCAGCCGGAGCAGGAAGCCCTCCATCAACCGGTGGATGCTGGCCTTTTCAGGGGCCTAGAGATAGTCAGATGAGGGCTGCAATGGCGGCACTCCGAGGCCTGGCCAAGGAGCCATCAGGAGGGGAGGCCAAGGCTTCACACCATCAGCCCCAAAGGTGCTGGGTCAGGGCTAAAGGGAGCCACAGCGGCCACTTCTGAACCGTCCCTGTCGCTGACCACAGCTGCTGTGACAACCTCCCTGCGAGCCCCCTTTTCGTCCAGGGTACCAGGCTACCTTTCTATGGTAGCAGGGGGAGCGCCATTCGCATGCTCCCAGAAGGCAGGGCACCCTGCTGTCAGCGCTCAGGCCACAAAACTGCTGTGGACACAGCTTGGGCCACTGAGGTGTGCCGGCATGACCCCATGCTAGAAGGGGGCCACCCGCCCAGGTGCTACCACTCACTCACCTTTGTGTCAATGGCCGGTGTGAAGATGGAAGGGACTGCGAAGAGGCGGTTGTAGAAGGCGACCTCCTTCAGTGTGTGCTCACGCATGGGCCGCACCACCACCACGTCACCGTGCCGCTCGTCAGAGAAGCCCTGCGGTGGGGGTACATCCCAAAGCTCACCCTGCAGACGGCTCACAGCCCCTCCTTCCCTGGCAGCTGAGGGGGTCACAGGCTCCCACAAGGGAGACTCTGGGACTGGACTCACGACACCACCTTCAGGTGATGGGGGCCAGAGGGGCCCCTGAAAATCTTGGACCCATGTACCGTGTCCCAGGCGAGGAAGGCCCCTCTCCCCAGCGCCAAGCTGGTCATGAGCTTGATGGCCAAGCGAGTACAGCTGTCTCCTGTCATCACCTTGGAGTAGCCGTGGGTCCGGGCCACGTGGAGGAGCAGGTGGCCCCTGTAGAGCAGGGCACAGGGTCTCAGGGGGCCAGATGAAGCAGGGCCAAGCCCCCGGCATGAGGACAGGGGCTCACCGCAGGGTCTGCAGAAGCTCCTCTTTGGCTGTCAACGTCTTCACAGAGTCAAACAGTCGGGAGAGAGCCTCTATGTGGGCAGCTGGGGGTGGCCCAGCCGGGTCCTCGGGGTCCTGGGTGCAGGGCTGGCTcagctgctcctcctgctgtgtggggctggggctgccccccaccgTATGCTGCTGCTGGAGGAAACTATCCACAGCTACCTTGTAGGTCCCCTCAGTCCCCAATGGCTCCTGGGCAGAGCAGCGCAGCACAGACGGCGGCAGGGTGAACACCTTCCAGGGCAGGGAGAGTGCATAAGGCCTGGCCCACTTAGTGCCGAGAGCAAACAGGCCAAGGGGGAGGCCCATGGCCGACACAGCAAGACACAGCAAGACACAGCAAATCGGCACAGGCCCCTCAGAGTACGCCCCAGTGGCCCGCCCCCAGAGACAGGCCCGCCCACCTCTTCCAAGGCAACAATGTGCCACGGGAAGCCAAAGCTCCGGAGGATCAGCTTTACTTCAGCCAGGGTTTTTGCTCTATTCTCCCAGCTCTGGCCACAAGCTGCTCCCTCTGAAAAATTAAGGCACAAAAGAGTCATGGCTACAGAAGAGCTGAGATGAGACAAGGCCAATGCTGTGTGAGGCACTACCAAGCTTTTCTGTGGAAACTATAGGATGCTAACCTGTTCTAGAGGGAAGTGTTTGCAGAGTGGGAAGTGGGTTCTCTGTAGGGCACAGGGGAGGAGCGGGGAGAGGCATGACGGCCACAGTGGCCAAGACCCATCTGGGAGCCTATCTCAGGGAACAAGGGGCGGAGCAGGCCAGCATCTGGCACCTGACCCTTTCCACCCATGCCTCCTGATCCATGGAGGCTACACAAACACTCCTGACTGACTGTGATATAAGGCTAAAACAAGACAACGGTGCCTCTGCCGCCAGTCCCATGAGATGTCTCCAAAACACACCCCCACCAGGACCTCCTTAAGGTCACAGAGCCAGCTGTCTCACTGTAGGGCTCATCCTGAGCAGCTGGGAATGGACCAGGGATGGCTACACGTACCATCAACGTACACGACCCCTGGCACAAAACGCAGTCTTTTGGCAGAATCTCGACTCAGGCCCTGGAGAGAAAAGGACCAGGACCTCAGCCCCACAGTCAGAAGCCAATGCCTTTCCCAGCACAAACTGTTTTCCATCTGAACTAATGTCCTCCAGGAAGGGGTGGTGACTCCTCACCTAGTGCAGACAGACCATTCAAACAGGGTGCCGATCAAGGCCCATGGGGAGGCCACACAGCCCAACTTGGTCCAAGTGGCCTGCCGGGGCATCCTCACTGCCCCAGTGAGACCTGCTCCACAGCAGTTTGTCCTCCCACCTCTCCTAGCAATGTCCTGAGAGGCGTGGCCTGCCTGAGTACCTCTGACCCCTAAGGGTGCAAGAGGAAAACAGACTATAATCAAGGCATTGCCACTAAAAGAACGAGGGGCTCCAGGTGCCAGACAAAAGGCCGAGTAGACACGTGCACCAGGCTAGGTTTAGGAGGCCacgaaataaaaataaaaataaaaataaaaataaaaataaaataaaataaaataaaataaaataaaataaaataaaataaaataaaataaataaaataaaataaattaaaaaaataaaataaaataattaaattaaatttaaaaaaaaaaggaggccacGAAATGAGAGCAGGACAGCAACCACAGAAGCACCACCCTAGAGCCCCTGGTACAGACCACCCTTTTAAATCCATGCCCCTCACTGTAAGTGCAGAGGGTCTGTGTATGTCCCGGCCCTGGGTCAAGGCCTCCGAGGCAGCCAGGGCCCTCAGGAGAAGCCCTAGCCATCTTTGAGTGGGCTGCCCACTGCCTGGAGCACAGCTCTCCGGTGAgcaccctcttccctccccctccccatctgaAGTCATTCACTTCACCTGCCAAGCCCACTGCTCTTTTGGGTCTCCCCTTAAACTTCAGGGAAGCTGCCCAACTCCAGCCAGGCAGGCCCCTTTTGGGTTCCTCAAGGCACCTGCTTGTATTTCAC is a window encoding:
- the CTU2 gene encoding cytoplasmic tRNA 2-thiolation protein 2 isoform X2, whose protein sequence is MCQVGEDYGDPVPEGPPPPRPGRELRCVKCKDGLPVVVIRAGDAFCRDCFRAFYVHKFRAVLGKNRLIFPGEKVLLAWSGGPSSSSMVWQVLEGLSRDSAKRLRFVPGVVYVDEGAACGQSWENRAKTLAEVKLILRSFGFPWHIVALEEVFTLPPSVLRCSAQEPLGTEGTYKVAVDSFLQQQHTVGGSPSPTQQEEQLSQPCTQDPEDPAGPPPAAHIEALSRLFDSVKTLTAKEELLQTLRGHLLLHVARTHGYSKVMTGDSCTRLAIKLMTSLALGRGAFLAWDTGFSDERHGDVVVVRPMREHTLKEVAFYNRLFAVPSIFTPAIDTKAPEKASIHRLMEGFLLRLQAQFPSTVSTVYRTSEKLVKAPRDGCAAGPRCLLYSATAFGAQTQDFSQTQPPTPLAEAGAAPMPCCSAEVGRAQKCCQSTLLCRREDSQVIEQLCYGCRVNMKDVPSLDSLPPYILAEAQFRSQRPSQDIQEYLVENSDEEVHTTGS
- the CTU2 gene encoding cytoplasmic tRNA 2-thiolation protein 2 isoform X1 codes for the protein MCQVGEDYGDPVPEGPPPPRPGRELRCVKCKDGLPVVVIRAGDAFCRDCFRAFYVHKFRAVLGKNRLIFPGEKVLLAWSGGPSSSSMVWQVLEGLSRDSAKRLRFVPGVVYVDEGAACGQSWENRAKTLAEVKLILRSFGFPWHIVALEEVFTLPPSVLRCSAQEPLGTEGTYKVAVDSFLQQQHTVGGSPSPTQQEEQLSQPCTQDPEDPAGPPPAAHIEALSRLFDSVKTLTAKEELLQTLRGHLLLHVARTHGYSKVMTGDSCTRLAIKLMTSLALGRGAFLAWDTGFSDERHGDVVVVRPMREHTLKEVAFYNRLFAVPSIFTPAIDTKAPEKASIHRLMEGFLLRLQAQFPSTVSTVYRTSEKLVKAPRDGCAAGPRCLLCMCSLDVDTADSATAFGAQTQDFSQTQPPTPLAEAGAAPMPCCSAEVGRAQKCCQSTLLCRREDSQVIEQLCYGCRVNMKDVPSLDSLPPYILAEAQFRSQRPSQDIQEYLVENSDEEVHTTGS